Below is a window of Humulus lupulus chromosome 2, drHumLupu1.1, whole genome shotgun sequence DNA.
ACTGTAGGAGAATGATTCACCGTTGTCTTCACAATTGTTGACAAAGTACGCATGTTCCGCTTTGATTTGATCAGCCACTTTATAGTACATATTTCTAGTGTATAATTTGGCACACTGCTCATGGTACGtcttaagagcatttttgggacctGGTATTGGAGGACTACTATGTCGACTATTGTAATCATCTTCTCTCTCGACGTGCCTCAACTTTGTCATAGCAACGTCAATCGAGGTAACGAATTCATGGAGACTATAACTTGCATGTAGgaattttttaatacttgaatTCATGGACTCACATCTTTGGTTGGTCCGCATTCCGACGATAAATTTCCCTCTTAGGTATGTCTCTGCCCATGAACGACGACTGTGATAAGTGTTGGTGCACCATTGGCTAGAATGGAGGTCAAAATTGTGTATTAATTCCCCCCATTTTTGCATGAATTCCTCTATTGTGTAATAGTTGTACATGACATCTTGAAATCCTTGTAAGAATCAGGGGTCTTTTGAAATTTTTAAAGCGTTGGTGCACAGGTGCCACGCACACAACCGGTGAGTTGCATTTGGGAAGTACTTCAAGACAGCATTTTTGATAGCTCCATCTCCATCTGTCACCACAACCTTTGGTGTTACATGATTGTGGCATTCAATAAATTTGTCAAGCAACCAAAAGTAAGTTTGCTCATCCTCAGAGTTAAGCAGTGCCATTCCAAATATGCAGGTCTTGAAATGATGATTGACGCCCAAAATAATTGTCAGGggtttattatatttgtttgtcATATATGTTGTGTCAAATCCAATAACCTCACCGAATGCGACGAAATCCCGTCGAGAATATCCGTCCGCCCAGAATAGGTTCCCCAATCTGTTGTCCACGTCACATTGATATTGAATGAAGAAATTTGGATCCCTCTTTGACAGACAATCCAAATATCCCAAAGCACCATCTGAATCTGTAcatcttttctcttttcttttgacATGGGCGACCTTGTTGTAAACGTCTCGTAGCTGGCAAGGCATCCTTTCGTACCCACCAGACTGCATTGCCAAGTGGGAGAtgatgtgtgaagttcttatcccAACTTGGTTCATTGACCTCACTTGAGCAACTAGGGTTTCTGACACGGAACGGTTTGATCTCAGAAATCGCAACTCATCTAATGCTGCCTTGTCATGGTTGTGCAGAGGTTGGAATTCCTTGCAAATCCACGGACCCTCATCGCCCATCATTACGACTCGAAAACTAGCTTGGCAACCAGTCCTAGTAATAGATGTTTTTCGTTTGCTCCCACCGGCCTTGTCAATTTCCATGTGTTTGCGGAAACCTTCTTTTGAACATACCCATTTTCTCATGGTGATGTTCCCATTTTTTTTCCGTACATCTGCTTTGCGGACACTGAAGCCTACCCACAAAGAGTATGTGTAATAAAAATCCTCACACTCTTCAAGGGACTCCAAGACCTTTCCCTGGACATCCTCCGTCTCAATATCATTTGCGAGTTTCTCAATCCCCAAAGATTGTAGTATATTTTCCCAATTTGATGTTTCTTGCAAACTTCCTACCTCGTCCATATTTAAGTTAAATTTGGGAAAGAAAATCCAAGTTTTAGGCAATATATTATAAATAGAGTTATTGTATGTTTTACATAGCCCATTATACATAAAATTTGACCTGTAAACTCAGTCGATATTGGTGAAAAGCTTGATATTGCAAAGGTGTGTAAAAACATGGCACAAATGTGAAACTGGATTttcaaaatagaagaaaattcctattattataatttttcctTATTTGGTTCCCATAGAAAATGGGAGACATACCCAAATTAAAGGAAATGTGAACGTAAATAATAAAGGCCAATGCATTTTCAAGTGTAAGATTTATTTGGGCCTTCCATTGATATTGAGGAGATTAAACAATGGGCCCAGTAAAATAAGCTAGTCAATATATTGGAAGAATTTCTAATGATGAGGGAATGTGGGCATTAATAGACTTGTGACAAATTTcctttgaaaataaaaaagattttaaattaataataaaacgatttttttaactaaattaaaatttgatATCTAAACTAAGTGATTGTTTATGACAACCTTGAAAGTTACATATGTGCATGTGTACAAACTTTGAGTCATGAAATTGATGTTTAAAAATATGTTCAGTTTCTATTACTTTAATTATAGCCCCTATTTGGTTCCCACATAAAATAGGAGACATACTCAAATTAAAATAGTGTCAACATAAATTTAGTTTGATTGAGgagaataaaataaagattatgctCACCTTGTTCAAGGAGATTCGTGCACTGAAACTTTTGAAGGTGAACTTGGCATATCCTCCAGATTTTGTTATATTCTATTCAATTGTGAACACAAAATGTGCTGTTGGTTAAATTTTAAAGTTGGGGGATACAGGTTTTTATCCAAGCAAGTTATTAGGTAGACATATTTATTGGGACATTTAATGTTGAATAAAGTGTACACCTTTTTTAACGAGGCCCAATTGATGTTTTGGGCCACCtgaaatatatgtttttaatgaaaatattttattaaacaattgACCCTTATTTTGCCATGTATGTTTATCCTCTACTTTTGGTTGTTACTTGATTTAATTTGTAAACTTTGTGTTGTCGACTAGTGGTTTCTTGTGACTTACAATAGTTAAAACAATAAATCCATTCAACATATTTTATAATGTAAAATAGTCAACATTTACTAAAATCTAGAAACTAACCACATCACCACAAAGTTTGTCATAATGATATTTTCGTACAAGTACACACAATCATTTAATATCCATACTACATGGTATTTTTAATTCAACCACAACATATTGAAACACTAAATAACCTAAGAGACCAAGTAAGATTATCTGAGTTAAGACTCCAGCAAATACAAATTAAAAATACTTAACATAGTGAAAATGGGTTGATGTGGGCTTCATTGTCTAGTAATAGTTGTCGGATCAATCAACATTGTCCAAGTTCAAACATGCGGCCATACTCAATTGATTGTTCATATTATCGACAACCGTTTCAATACCTTTCATGTGCTCATTTGCAAGATTGGTTGTCTTTGTTAATTTGTAGATCAAATCTGACAAATCAAGCAGGAGGTCTCTTGCTTCCTTAGAAAGTCTATAGGCCTTATTCCTCAGCCTCCTCTCTTCATAAAACTTATCCTTAAGAGTAGTGCAATTAGAAAAATTAACACACTTAACAGAAACACGTTTGTATTTAGTCAAGATTGATGAAGCCTTCATCCTTGACGATCCCGGGCTCCCGCAATGCATCGGGCATGCACTGTTTGGAGTACCACATTCTCCGGACGACATAATTAATTTCAGGGGGAAAAGTTGTCGTCTTGGTGGTTTATGCATAAATCTCTAACCAATAAATGCACTATACCAACCATCCATTATATAGGTGTTCATTTCGTGTAGTCTGATTTTTATTAGTCACCAAGTATTATTCACGTACTATTTTACCCATACTTTAAATAGTAAAATGTGTCTATACCATGCCACATTAAATTAAGTGGACCCTAAAAATGTAAGGCCACGGCATGGGAAGTACTGTTCACATACTATTCTGCCAATAGTTTCAATAGTAAATTAGGTGGCATGACAGTCCATTGTACATTGAATTCTGTGGACCCACCAAATATAAGAACCACCAAACTAAAAGATTTTGTCCTCATTCATTGACATGACAAtctgaattaacattttatttttagatACATTCATaacaagttttaataaaaataattattttctatTGTGGTCCTTATTATTCACtactaataattaaaaattattttatagcggctaaaattttgatatattctaatttataaaaaataattttcagtCACATTTTCAATAAATTAAACGATATATTTATTGCCAAatagttattaaatatttatGCTTAATTATATATTCAATCACTAATTATTTTTTTCCTATGATGGTATTATGGTTCAAATTAACAATTATATAAATGTTTAACTATAATTTAGAAGTTTATGCAATCTTATTTGTAACCTGTTGCAAGGCCCAATGAGAAGGAAGGAGGTGTTGGCCCTTGAATGAGCTAAGCCGATTTGGTGGGGCCATGATTGTATTTTTCTATAGTGGGATTGGGATTGTGATTGTGAGTGAGACCGGAGGCAAAGCAAGAAGCAgtcagaagaggaagaagagaaggtgctGGGGCAGTGGATCCCACCATACGTATACGCAGTGGTCTTGGGTCGTTGGCCCCACCTCGTCACCCAACTTTAGGGTAGGCGACAGACATAAATGGGCCACTACCAATGTAAATGGGAGAAGTCATACTTTTATGGAATGTTACAATTTATGTGTCTTTCCCACAACTGGTACACCTTAAAAGTACACATATCGTGTCTGGtacaacccaattttttttttgtttaatcatCGTTTAGGTATTTTAAGAAGTGTCCAATGTACACGTGGaaatttttcacaaaaaaaaaaaaaattcaatacaaaactcttaatattattttaatttttttaggtcCATTAATATGATTGCTTCATGGAACTATCATACATTCTAAAAAGGGGAAATAGTAGGATCACACGGATAACCAACAAATGAGGTTCAGAAGTAAATTTCATTAAGAAACAAAATATGTAAATAGTAACTACTACAGTACTGTTAGAAATagcatttaatattttaaaaattatctaATAGTTACAATAGAGATTGTCACCCACCTGGATAGTACAAACATTATAAACATATTGAAATATAGTTAATAATAACCATACTATTAAAAGTGGTGTAGCACCAACTTAAAATTGTACTTGTTCGAATAACATTAATAAAGTTGTGTACTTAAAAACTAATTATATATGGAATAGTAAAAAATCAAGTCAAGGCATTGCACACTGCCTTGGTGGCACTCCTCTCAGCCAGTTTTTTGGAGCACTCTTCCACTCCTTCAAATATTCTACCTTCTACCTTCACACGTGAGATAAATGTAGGACAATGATCCGGGCCAGATTTTTTTGTATAATATTTTGGCAAGCTCCAATTCATTTTTTGGAGACGCTCTTGCAAGATATTTTTCCACGACACGTCTTTTTCAAAAGATGTGTAAGGAGACCTACTACCATGGGAACTTGATGATGACCCTTAGTTTAATAAAGTGGGATTTAAACATTAGGGTTGAGAAGTAAATAATATGAAAAACGTAataattgtttaaagaaaaaatatatttgaccctttatatatttaaaagtgaGTACCTCCATTAAATCCTGAAGGCTGAAAGTTGGCTTTCTCAACAGAGAGGAATCCATATGCAATCCTTGCTACGTCATTCATAGCTTCCTTCTTCGTGTTAAATGTTGCGGGAACACGAAATGCTTCATCATTGACTGTGACGGAGGCAGCAAACATGGTTTTGTCAGTGGACCCATGATTTGTGCATACGTACAAGGGAGATGGTAAGtgatttttttgacaaaattcaTTCAATTTTGTTTTATAAGCCATGTTGAATGAAGGTAATAAGTTTATGAGTTTTGAGAGGTACTACTTCTAACACACTTCCCACTAGCACTTATGAAGTATTATTTTGGCAATGATGGTCTAAACCATTTCGGCTAGAATAATTTCTATAAATAGGtaggaaaaaatattaaaatatcatGTCTTTCATTGTAGCATTGTTGACCAGATATACGTGCTATATTGTCTGTATGTGCACTTTTTTAATGGGACTATTTTTCTACACATGTATAATTAGTGAGATCACCCAAAAGGCATGAAGTAATTTTGAAGTTCCAACTcacaattatattttaaaataattgtgAATTACCCTTGCATTGTTCCAACAATCTACATCACTGGattataaaaatatgataaaCAAAATTATTACCTTTCTACCCTCCTAGAAAGAACGATTTTCTTATTGGTTAAGTGAACATTAATTGTGGTAGTTATTTAATATATTGCAATATTTTTGTAACACTGTAACTTTTTAACTATATAAGAAATAAGTTCATGTAGAACAACTTTTATTTTTCCCACAAtcttcaaattccactaaacaaaacataaaaataacccaaaaaaaaaacaaagttcaGAAAATATAAATAAAGCTTGAAACATGTACAATTTAAAAGtctaaaacatattataaaaacaactaaacataatAAAGGAATGATTGTCTAGTTCATCCCCTAAATAGTTGTGACAATAATTCCACCAAAGTGTGGATATTTGTCTCCATGTCACGGAGCCTTTTCTCTAGCTTCTTCATAATTAACTTAACATCTTTGATTGGGCCTCCATATCTAAATCGCAGCCCGAGACTGTGCTTGCTAAGACGGATACTGTATCATTGACCATGATAACTTCCTCATATTGCTTGGCCACTTGCTGGGATACTCCACATAGAGGGTAGTTATGGGAAGGGGCGGGTAGGGCATGGTAGTGTGGCTGGTTTGGACAATTTTCAGTGCAATTATGGTCCATTGGTTGAATATTAAAACAATTGTCTTCTTTGTTTGTTTGAGAGATTTCTCTAGACTCTTGGAAAATATGAGTTGAAAATGGCTAATGAATGCTCTATTTATATGCCTTACCTCATTTGGGAAGGAAATGTGACATTGCAGATTAAAAAAGTTTTGGAGTAGGTATGCTTTtcaagaaaattaaaataaatcaaaacacATGTCAACTCATTGTAATTATTACCAACACATGTGAACTCATTTTGATTACAAGGCATGCATACATTGAAACTTGACCACTCATACTTGTAAAtaatcacattttatattttgacAAGTAGTCTACCCCTCCAAATCAACTTTATAATACAACACCGATTTAGAGCAGTCCCAATAGAGAACCGGTCAAAAAAAGAGCTCCATCACATAAATGTTTTAACCTTGCTACAGTACTACACTACATTTATAACATACTGTTCAtactctaaattatatttttattaatttctcatactttctctctctccttgTCTCCTTCAAGCTctacttccattttttttttatttaaatgtcttTCTTtagttattttatattaattgaaACTAGCAACACAGCCAAAAATTAGTtatgattaatttatttaaattgtaattattttttttctttttttatatatatactctaatatatatattttctctctaccatatatttttgtataacaaATCTTTAAATATCTTTAGTTAtataaatatttgaaataaatattaatgtaaatatgaagatatataataatattattaataattagataaatatttgaaatcaataaaaaattaaatatttaaatgttgtaagaaaaatatattttaggttattttataaatttggattaattgaaaataaaatattattatatttgatattatgcataaataaatattgcaagtattaaaagatatataaatattattgtaagaAATAGAGATATCATTGAAAGTGatagaaaataattaaaattaataatatataaatgatatagagaaaaaaatagagaatatgaTAGAGTAGAGTACAAGTGCTCTTAGAGAGGTGAATTTAAAGTGTGTGAatttaaaaatatcttaattCGTCCATATTTACAAACAAATTTATTTCTAAgtaaacacatataatataaaattataaaagttatCAGGTTCCATTCCCAACTCATTCACGTGTACCCTCccacaacaaaaaaatatattaaaaaaaaggtCAAAATGCACACTATAAGACGCCACGCTGGACCCCACCCTATAAAGGACAAATAATTATATAACACAACAAGGAAAaggggcttttacttcggtttttaaacttgatttacttcggttttcgctaaaatttgCAACCGCaatagttcggagcgaagtaaaaactagttaaaaaccgaagtagaatctccactttctacttcggtttttacataataaccgaagtagaaagtgaataTACGCGACCATCCttggcactttctacttcggttcttaggtaaaaccgaagtaaaagggctactttcaacttcggtttttactaagaaccgaagtagaaaggggacattctacttcggttcttagtaaaaaccgaagtagaatgtgcccacttttttatttaatatatatttctgattatttttaaatggacgatttctatttatatatatatatattggcctAATTTTTTTTCagcaatttaattatatgaatttacaattatatatatttttacaattgaaattggttaagaattttttttgaatgaaaaaatgataacttttattaattaaaaatgttatacatgagcatataaaacacaagtacttaagtaagataactacccttaacattaatacatttacaaaaaactatacttacaactaaacgaacttataaacaaaataggcttactgataaatgtatgtcatcaattgacctaaccattcgtgttggattggcaagaggtctgcaatctcacaatattgtgtcttcccaccaaactgtaaaattaataaatataaattaattttatagattatcgataccaaaataagttataaaaaatgaacttactttttcttttaggatttctattgcatttgatgcccgtacaatatataaaatattttagtttAACTTAAGTCACCGATCTTTTATTTTTTACCGGTAATAATCCCTAACATTCATGTTTAGTCCCTATTTTAACGCACGAATAACGGGTTTGAGAAAATATGCACAAATTACGTAAAGTTGGAGAC
It encodes the following:
- the LOC133814942 gene encoding protein FAR1-RELATED SEQUENCE 5-like, with translation MDEVGSLQETSNWENILQSLGIEKLANDIETEDVQGKVLESLEECEDFYYTYSLWVGFSVRKADVRKKNGNITMRKWVCSKEGFRKHMEIDKAGGSKRKTSITRTGCQASFRVVMMGDEGPWICKEFQPLHNHDKAALDELRFLRSNRSVSETLVAQVRSMNQVGIRTSHIISHLAMQSGGYERMPCQLRDVYNKVAHVKRKEKRCTDSDGALGYLDCLSKRDPNFFIQYQCDVDNRLGNLFWADGYSRRDFVAFGEVIGFDTTYMTNKYNKPLTIILGVNHHFKTCIFGMALLNSEDEQTYFWLLDKFIECHNHVTPKVVVTDGDGAIKNAVLKYFPNATHRLCAWHLCTNALKISKDP